In Mus caroli chromosome 9, CAROLI_EIJ_v1.1, whole genome shotgun sequence, a single window of DNA contains:
- the Swsap1 gene encoding ATPase SWSAP1, translating to MAEALRRVLNAGCAARPGEDGAAGPPLLLLGAPRSAQTSLLFAAALEAAGEGRGSVLFVTRRPLQSLPLSTPTAREHWRLQKVRFQYPSSIQELLQLLASAHEAPAPTPSLLLLDGLEEYLAEDPSAQEAAYLAALLLDTAAFFSHRLGANGSCGLVVALETQKEAEADAPHLALLKRYFPAQCRLQPDALGLGQHCCLRASLELGKLSPRTEWSVSFLPCGEMKVTPWLAQASKLSPEKKDSSAGSQSLTLGCDNLPGPGSPSDGILTSETGADSKT from the exons ATGGCGGAGGCGCTGAGGCGGGTGCTGAATGCCGGCTGCGCGGCAAGGCCCGGAGAGGATGGCGCTGCCGGGCCGCCATTGCTGTTGCTCGGCGCTCCGCGCTCTGCGCAGACGTCGCTGCTGTTTGCAGCCGCCCTTGAGGCGGCAGGGGAAGGCCGCGGGTCCGTCCTCTTCGTGACGCGAAGGCCCCTTCAGAGCCTGCCGCTCAGTACACCCACAGCGCGAGAGCATTGGCGGCTCCAG AAGGTTCGATTCCAGTACCCATCCTCAATTCAAGAGCTTCTCCAGCTGCTGGCCTCTGCCCATGAGGCCCCAGCACCGACCCCATCCCTTCTACTCCTGGACGGCCTGGAAGAATATCTCGCAGAGGATCCCAGTGCCCAGGAAGCCGCCTACTTGGCTGCATTGCTTCTGGATACTGCTGCCTTCTTTAGCCACCGTCTTGGAGCCAATGGCAGTTGTGGGCTTGTGGTGGCCCTTGAAACCCAGAAAGAAGCAGAGGCCGATGCCCCACATCTGGCATTACTTAAGCGGTATTTTCCTGCACAGTGCCGGTTGCAGCCAGATGCCCTAGGCTTGGGACAGCATTGCTGCCTTCGAGCCAGCCTAGAGTTGGGCAAACTGAGCCCTAGGACAGAGTGGTCAGTGAGTTTCTTACCCTGTGGAGAGATGAAGGTCACCCCATGGCTTGCCCAGGCTTCTAAGCTCAGCCCAGAGAAAAAAGATTCAAGTGCTGGAAGCCAGTCCTTAACTTTGGGATGTGACAACCTCCCTGGTCCTGGGTCTCCCTCAGATGGGATACTTACTTCAGAGACAGGTGCAGATTCTAAGACCTGA